Genomic window (Rosa chinensis cultivar Old Blush chromosome 6, RchiOBHm-V2, whole genome shotgun sequence):
TTCTCTTCTTTGCATCTATTGGCAGATTTGTTTCTTGCCTTGCCTTTGTTTGCACTCAGGAGTTCCCCCAGGGTTTTCTTGTCTCTGGAAGTGGTGATTCAACTGTAAGTAATCATAAAACctcatgtattttaaatttcTTCTAGATGCATCCTGTGTACGTGGATCAATTAACCCGTGTTAACTTAATTTGCAGGTTCGCCTATGGGATATTTCCTCAGGATCTCTTTTAGATACTTGTGATATTAGAGAAAAGGTATTTCAgttgttctaacttctaagttTCTTGAGCTTCTAAGTGACCTCTTTATTCTTTGTGGAGGATTTGAGTATGAAAAATGCATGGCCTAAAGTATTACCATGTTCTCTGAACCAATAGTTGATCGAGTTATTGGAACCCGAATatgtgttttcctttttctggTGGCATGTCGCTTACTTCATTTCATTACCACTTCCTGAAGGCAGGACCTTTAGAGTTTAAAGGAATAGAAGAGGAGTGCTGTGCAGCTGTTACTGATTTATGCACCATCCCAGATAGTACACTTGTTGCAGTGGCTGTACAAAGGTAAGTTCCTAACCATGGGATTGTAATACCGTTTTGTTTCCTGAAATGGAGATCTTTATTTATTCATTCTGTCTCAATACTCATTAAGTTCTCTCATTGTAGTTTGCAAGGGATTATATTGTTGAGATGTGATCTTTCTGCTCAAACACTGCAAGGACCTCAATTAGTCAactagtagtagtagtagtagtagtagtagtatgatgatgatgatgatgatgtttccTGAAATGGAGACCTTTATTTATTCATTCTGTCTCAATACTCATTAAGTTCTCTCATTGTAGTTTGCAAGGGATTATATTGTTGAGATGTGATCTTTCTGCTCAAACACTGTAAGGACCTCAATTATtcaagtagtagtagtagtagtaataataattattaggggaatttgattctacacccaaattgacacacctcttttagaataaacccatccataagagtgttttaatatacacccaaaccaattaattagatttatgcaaaataaaaaaaaacctattaaatagactaaataataaaacccaatgttgttaagaattactgaATCTGCCACTTTCAAATTCCCATtcacctattaaataggattgATAATAAAATCCAGTAATGTTGCTGATGGAAGTCGATCATGAAACGGCTGCCCATAGACGTCGCCTAGAATTACTTAACCCTTGATTTCAGCAATTGATAATTCTCCTCTGGGTTGGAGGTTACGTAACTTCACATTGAAAAGTGTAATCTGCACATTCAAAGCTGGTGTCAATATCTCTACAAGcttgtgatataaatggattGCACAATCAGAGATTGGTGGGTTGCCTGTGTTCGACAGCATATCCGATTGGTACGGTTGATGAGTATTGTGATTGCTATCTATTCAAAAGGTGTGTGTGCTCCTGACgaagaggtatttgttttgtgatgatTCTAGGTTTTTGATATTGAGTAGGTATGATAGACtatacaagttcttgattgcaggtttttgtttcatcttcttaTTTCTCAATAGAAACTACAAGTTAATTTTGATGGCTAAATAGTACACCCACCTGGAATTTAGGTGCGACCTTCTCAAGTTTGGACATGTTATGACCGACGAGTTAAGGGCTGAAATTACTGAAGTGAAGCTTGATCTAATTGCACCCTCCATCATCTACAATAACATGGACCCTATTATGGAAAATTAATGAACATGGAATATTGATTCTATACCTACGCCTATTGGAATGGGGAatcaaatttcattcaaaaaaagggaaagaaaaaaaaagcaaaatgaCATACCTTGATGAGAGGATGTTTAATCACTACATGATAGAAATACCTCTACAAAAGGATGTTTAATCAGATTGAGAAATCTACGAAATCTAATAGCAATATctacacaaccacatctacttaaaaatagcaaatataaagatcaaatctgaaaggaagagatatacaataattaagacaattaatctttttaaataaggaatatctacacaaacatatctcctaaaatatggcatcagttacatacaataattaaggcaattgaTCACGTTGACATATTTAATAATAGgattatctacacaaacatatctactaaaaaatggcaaatatataggtcaaataaaaaaggaagagatatgcaataattaaggcaaGTAATCGTTTTTAAAtcaggaaaaataaattgatggtattaaattctaatttgtgtttataactgatgccatatttaaattataaaaaaaacacctatatttgaggaattttttccttcttcgacgagaagggtaaaatagtcaaactaaacaaagagaaaaaaacttaattatagacttaaaacctatacggtaggtttaattatgtgaataggtgtagattaaaagaaaacatatgATTGGGTTTCCCTTAAAAGgagcttcattttttgggtttttttctaattttctcttttttttttggctagtgTTAGTGATGAGAAAAGAGaaggggaatttgattctacacccaaattgacacacctcttttagaataaacccatccataagagtgttttaatatacacccaaaccaattaattagatttatgcaaaataaaaaaaaacctattaaatagactaattatagacttaaaacctatacggtaggtttaattatgtgaataggtgtagattaaaagaaaacatatgATTGGGTTTCCCTTAAAAGgagcttcattttttgggtttttttctaattttctcaaaaaaaaaaccaatatgAAAAGAAACCAATATAATAATTGATGTCACCTCCATTAAGCAAAGCAATTAAgccaacccaaaaacaaaaaagaataggCAATAGAAATCATTTTCACATTCATTATTTTCGCGGTTTTTCTTCTCTATGTTTTTCgccctttcttttatttttgtgatCTTTAAAATTCTACCATTATCAAAGTTGCTTAATAATCTTTATTTATGGCTGGAAGAGAATAAGTGAGAGGGAATGAGGGAGAAGTGAAGGTGCAggttttattttatcttttttatttttcattctgCTCATTTTTTAGAAGGATAAAATTGGATTTAAAAACTTTCAAAAAttgttggaggtccaaataccattttaagaggtatgaatagaactccCCTTTAGAATACACAAATTTACCcttcagaaagaaaaaacatattTCATAGTTTTACACTTACACAGAGATCAACTAGGAAGTCACTATGTTGAATTTGTATTTCCACATTAGTGACTAAGTAACTATGCCattaaaatgaagaagaaaatattaTAACACTACTACAATTTGAGTCACTCACCACTCCCGATAATGATTCGTAATTTTgacttttcttgttcttcaacgGGAGAATAAAGGTCTAAGTATGTTGATTTGTTGTGCCAACCTTTGTGGTTTATGATCGTCCTATATTATGAAGGAAACAATCAATGTGTTAGAATTGTTGAAAGACTAATACCTACTAGTCTTCAGTCAATAAACCTTTCAACGGAAATAATATATAAACCTAGTAATCTAGTATAGCCAGGAAATCAAAAACTTCACTTTTTTTAGAGtagttctagttggacctctaaatttgatatCTGGACATCTCTTACTTATTAAATCTCCAATTAACTTTTTGAATATTTAAAAAGCTAAGTACATatccttaattttaccaaaacacccttgaacaattaaatttgtattttcaataatttgttgttccttttttattttttattttgttaattttttatttttattttgtgtgggAGCTGTCTACATTTTTGTTGTACTTTCAGTGGCGGAACCAGAAAGTGACTCTTGGAGGGGCCGAACAAGTAGGCAATTACAAAAGGTTTTTAGACAATTACAAAAGGTTTTTTGTTAATCCAGATAGTTCGGATTTAGGGATGGTTCTAGAAAAGAGACTTgattctcaaataaataatatataccCAATTAAATCTAATCAAAAGAAGTTGATCTTGGATCTTAATTAGTAATtagggcatgtttacttacttggaaggaaatggaatgattacggggtaaaaacattcccgcgtttactaacacataaaggaatcagaatgattccgggtaaaagaatttctgcgtttactaacacatgaaggaatcagaatggatgtaggtcccacctccttatcaggaatcgattcctgaatactcaggaattcgattacgaaggggagatgggtttaggaatcattcctccggaatcaatatcgattcctttcttctcccattccacttgtttccgattcatgattatttttcattccaagtaagtaaacgtgccattagTCTGGTGCGAAAAATTttcgtttaaaaaaaaaaaaggtgggtAGTTATTGTAGAAGAAATAGATTCACTcatagttattgcagagagaaaatagtggcagagaaaagtgggggttgtggaatcatttctttttaattttcttaataaaaatctattttataattgtcctatttatccttgtgatttaatttattctcaaagttttttaatctttcagggttaaatttgtcaaatttttagttttggctaacaaagcctcttctcttaataatagtatagataactacaccaaaatattcaatggaaatttcaaatcaattattccaaatcagattgtgaatttacttttgtattaatataaggaaattctaaaaagaaaataacaaattacatacaagtgtcattttgagactttaattagtcataaggccacctaatttTTTTGTACACATATGGCCACTTTAGAGCCCAAAACCATCAGCTTCTTTTTGTGCTATTCCTATTTTGCCCTCAaccccctttctctctcttcttcgattTGAAACAGAtcgaattctctctctctctctctctctctctctctctctctctctctctctctctctctctctctctctctctctctctctctccccttcacAAACTGACACGACAACATTGCAGACCTCACGATCTCACCGGTGAAGTACCTGATCGTCGAATGGCGAGTAGATTTCAAGCCTGACCCGAAGCATCTGGTTCTCCACAAGCAGGTTAATCTTCAGGTCTTGGATAGCGGTGTCTCAATTTGAGCTCGAGAGATCCGTCGGCACATCGATCGGTGACGCTTCTCCTTCAGATTGTTCTCCGTCGGTGACCTCCAACTCCGGTTATCCTCATCTTCCTCTAGAACGCCGTCCAGAATATGTCGGCTTGTGGTCGACTTCTCCGGCGGGGTCAGACTCCAAGAGGCGAAGACCAGCAGCCACGACCGGAGGAGGATGTCGTCGACGCGTGTGGAGTCGTCCTCCAAATTAAGCGTGTAGCTAACGCCGCCGTCTCCAATTCTGAAATTGAGATTCCAACACCGGTCCCTGATTTCCAGAATCCCCACTGCTTTTCTGCTTTCCGAACCTTCAACACCAAATTCCGTCAATTACTGCTACTTTTACTGGCTTCGCTTCGCCACCGACCTTAGCCCCTAGAAAGTTGTCTTCAATGGTCTGGTTTTGTTGATTTTTCAATCATTTTGAAACCTGCTTCTCTAATACaagtttttttgtttcaatttgaaggGTTGGATCATCTTGAAGGGTTGGAGATTTGGAATTTGATCGGTCTATGTGTTCGTTTTGCTGAGTTTATGATTTTTGTATAGATTTAAGGCTTGAATTATGCATTgttactgtttttggaaaaggttgaaactcaTTTGTTGAAAtttgtcattcagtttgataGCCTTAGGTTGATTTTAGTAATTCCTATGGATTTTATGGCTTACTCTAGTGAATGATGCTCATGGATACAAGTTATGTTGATGGATTATGATACGTGCAATGCATTCAAATTTGAGCAGTGCAAGGCCATATTTAtagttgttttgatttttcattgTAGCTTTTGTATTGATTGGTAATAGTTTTCTTAGTCAGTGATAGTAGTTTTGTTAGACTATGGTAATAGTTTTCTCAATCTCTGCTATATTTAtagttgttttgatttttcattgTAGCTTTTGTATTGGTTGGTAATAGCTTTCTTAgttagtgatagtagttttgtGAGGCTATGGTAATAGTTTTCTCAATCTCTGCGaataaattttgttttgcttagtagtagcttttggtgtcggtgagagtagcttttggtgatgGTTAAGCAatttttggtgttagtgacagtagtttttgtttatggtgatagtagattttgttgctggtgacagtagcttagTGTTGGTGGGAGAGAGTAGCTTTTAGTGATGGTGAGAGTAggttttgttgctggtgacagtaacttttattgctggtgacagtagtttttgtgacttTGCCCGAAATCTCaccatagtagcttttgttgctggcgaCAGTAGTTTTtcttgctggtgacagtagcttttgcgACCTCGCCGGatttgccggaaatctcatcagagtagcttttgttgctagccacagtaccttttgtggtcgccggagttcGCCGAAAGTTGGCCAGAGACCCaccggaggtcggccggagttgaccgaagacctcgccggagaggagagagagaatgattgttgactttgtactctagtggcatttatgtaaatatgttggtttttaatatccaaaatataacaccatttttaatctagtggccttatgaaggaaaaaaatagttagtggccttatggctaaaaaaacattcaaatatacacttatatgtaattaacccaaaagaaaaacaatttattgaatgttatattaatgggGAAGGTATTtgcgtttttcttttctttttctctctttatcttTATTTATCTTTTCGTATGAGTTAACAGAGTCTattgataattaaaaaaaaaatggaggcccaaatatcaaatttggaggtccaactagaactaAACCTAGTATATATATGACTCTTCTCTCACCTTCCTCATCTCTTTTTAGGTCTGATTGAGTCTCTTGGTTTAAGTGGTCGGAAAATCTAAAAATCGCAGGGAGTTTTcataatttaattatttatggcTGACTGGTCGAATCTTCCTCAAGATCTTGTTAATTGTCTCGCCAAAAGAATGACCTCCTTGGAagattttttggtttttggtagtGTTTGCAGATCATGGAGATCAAGCACGATGAACAAGAACAACTTTACTGGTGGGTTGCGACATCAAGTCCCCTTCGTTCTTCTTCCAAAGCACTACGTTGTTTCCGTTCGTAAGTTTTACAGCCTCACAAAAGGTAGGGTTTACAAGCTCAAGCTGCCAAGAACTAGGAGAAAGCTGTGCTTTTCTTGTCTGGGATGGCTAGTGACCGTATCTGAAGGATTCACCATTACTCTGTTGCATCCTCTAAATCATCATGCCCCAATTAAGTTGCCACACCCTCATATAATTAAAACTGATATGAGAGATTTTATGGACTTAAATGTAGAGAAGGTTGTCTTATCGTCCAGCCCTTCTTCGACATTGGATTACACGGTCATGGTTTTTTATAAAGCTTGTAGTCTGGCTTTTTGTAGACCGGGACAGAGTGAAAATTGGACCAAAGTTTTGACTCCTGTGCCTCCTTTGACCATTATCGTAGATTTAGCTTACTATAAGGGACAATTCTATGTGTTGACCACGGACTGCAAAATTTTGATCTGTGACATTAAAAACCCTAAGCAAGCAAAGACAATGGTTGTTGCTCAAGTCGTGCCACGAGAACAAGTAGACATATTGTTGTGGAATTCTAAGGCACAGTATCTTGTGGAGTCAGCAGAGTCCCTGTTCGTGGTTTTCGGTTTTCGAAACAAGCCGCAAGATCCCTCATACGATGATACAACAACAGCATGCTGGTTAACTGCgaaatttagggttttcgagGTCTATAATGGTAATTCGTGGTCGACTTCGGAGGTAAAGAATTTGGGGGTTAGAACCTTGTTCCTAGGCGACAAAAGTCGTTCCTTCTTCATTGAGGAAAATACTGTATGCAAGCCCAATTGCATATACTTCTTGAATAACTATTTCGTCAGAAGAGACGCAGCCGACATAGGTATTTTTCATATGGAAGATGGAAATATAGAGTGGTTGTTCGACAAATCCTTTATTGACATTTATTTTAAGGAGAGCAAATCCAACTCTTTTCTAAGATCACATTTATGGATTCAGCCGAGTTTTTAATACGTAGATTCATGATAcgtctttctattttattttatcacaTTGTAATAACGACTTCATAGCTAGGTCATCATAAAGTTCttttttgttgcttctttttgTTGGAGGAAGGGGAGGTCCCCCTCCTATAGTTCTTTGATTAGAAAAATGAGAGGCTTCTTACTCCTCTCCTATCCTCAATTTTTCAGCGTAAAAAAAGACCCATATATGCATGGTTTTGCCTTCCCACCATCATTTTTCAATTTAGTGATCGACTTGCAAGGCTAGGGATAATAGCAAAGGACTGAGATTGGCAATGAGGTCCAATTGCACTTTATGTGATAATCCAAAAGTAACAAGTCTTGAAGTTGTTACTTTTGGAGTTGTCGAGGACAATGAGCACAGccatcgctcgacgaggatccctACGCCTGACTGTTTTAGCCATACACTGTGAGTcgacttttgttttaaaaataaatgcatgcgattttattttttgagaataaaatttcGTATCATGTTTTCCTTGGCAATTTGAGTGGTGATATCCGATTTCTAATTAATTCGGTGATTTCTCGTGTTCTGAATTAATTTGATTTTCTGTATTTTGAGTTTACAAATAAATTGGTGACATCATGAACACTAAAGTATATGACAAGCGTATAAATCTCAAATAACAAGCGTCGAtcattcacaaaaatatatgaCGGTCCTTCAATATTTGATTTACACACTAATATAATGCTTCAGACGTCtaacaaagaaataaatgcTGATCGCGCTTTACCAATTCAGCAGCACTCAACTCACACACAATAAACCTTTCAATAGTCCAATTCATTGTTGGTCTGGATATCTTCATCAGCTCTGTCACCTCGGCGGGTCGAAACAGCCTAACATGTTTGTCTAATACCAGCAGCTCCAACAACTTGCCACAATAATGATCCTCCATTGTGATTTCCATTTCATTCTTCAGTACATGTCTCAGAACCCCCTTAGCTTCATTCTAAAGTAGGATTTTAAAATAACCACAATGAGAAAAGTAAAAGAGGATGAACTTGTTTTTAAATGAAACGGATAGATTAAGTAATACCTCtgtatctgataaaaaaaaattaaaaaaaaattaatacctCTGTGTACATTCCAAGCATCAAGTGCATAAGGGTATGTGAAATTAGGTCTTCATACTTCGCCATGTCAATATTTCCCTCCTTATCAATTAATGGACATTGCAGAGGTGGAAGGTCGGCATCAGCATCTGCAGACCATTCAAAGTATGGATGGAACTCCTTGCTTATAATCTTGTGGCTTTTGTCATCCTTGATGGCTTCTTTTTTGGTAGAGGGATCGTTGTTCGAGGACAATCTGTAAACAAACATGCTTTCAATTGGATTAACACAGGTCATCAATGACAAAagtgttttcatttttatttttgtaagtcAATAGCAGAACCTGAAAGCATGTATACAGACCTGAACTTTACATCATCAGTAGCACTTGAGTTGGCAGAAGTCTTCTCTCCATCACCAGAGCTATTTCAtgagaaaacataaagaaaaaaagcatCACTTTATCACAGCTAGCAAACAACAATTGGACAAATTTTCTTATCTAGAATGCCAGCTATACCTGATTTGATACAGGTCGATGTGAAAAACCCTTCTAAGGAAATCTGGAAAGGGCTCGGGCTGAATATACCAAATTGTTTCTTTTTCGAAATTACCAGTTTGTTGATTGAGCCTGATACCCTTAAACTCCAGTTGGTAAGTTCCATTCCATTTGTATTCTTCACTTAGGCCCCGAAGCTCGGTGTACAAGAAGGCAAGGTCAGTGACCAAATTTCTGTCCAAAGCAAACAGACCTCTACTTTCCTGTTCATTGTCTTTGTAACGATGCTCATGAACAAGGATGAGGCTCTCTTGTTGTCCTTCAGATGAGTCCTCTCCATCCAATGAGTCATCATCATCGCATGAAGAATCATTATCAGCTATAAACTCCTCGTCAAAGTCCTCGAaaacatattttgattcctCGCTTCCATCTTTATGTCGCTTCTGCAATAAGAGAAACAAGCCAAGCTCGCTCACAGaataagagaaaaaataaaggtAGATAATATTAAGTGAAAATTAGTTACAACACTAATACTGCCATTATTCATTATGGTATGATAGATAATTGTGATGATGAAATGTATTGTGGCATGGTTCAAATAAGAGATGGTGTGAGTTATGAGATCAGAAATCAGGACAGGGCTATACTGCCTTGTTCGTGTATTAGCTTCCAAAGAGTTCCAAAACTCTAAAGTTTTAAATTAAGCCTTCTTTGATATCCAACAGGAGACAGAATGTGTACAAAACCAATCTAGATATGTATCAAACTCAGTTCCCTAATAATTCTTCTAACATTACCAAAAGATTGCCAAATTCTGTTTATGCAATTTATGGCCAGAGGTAATACCCTTCATCAACATACCTTGAGAGGGTTTATACTCTCCAAACCTGCAGCTTTGACCCTTGTCACGAACGAACTGCATTGTGtgaagggaaaagaaaagataattgaTTAATAAAGATCGACGTTATGCAAAGTAGCAAACAAGTAGCAAATGaagtaaataaagaaaaaggcAGCCAAGGGCACAAGGCCATCCCTACTGCAGAGTTGAGGGTGAAGAGAGATGCAACCCACGCAGCCCTTCAGGGCAAGCCATATTGTTGTGCAGCCTCCTCATCCAGACATTTACACATATATAGACCAAGACACATATAGGCATGCAATTGCAATTAAAAATCACTAGTATCGGATCAAATCCCTGAGTTCTCCTAATCGGCCGGTCACAGCTAtaatcaaaagagaaaaaagaaaagaaaaaaatcaaatcaagaagttTTCGTCATCTAGAAGATGGGAGTGGAGGTTCATCAGTAAATCAATCAAGGCTAGGTGTATCCAGTAATTAGACTGGTCCATGAATAAAAAATGAACATGtaacaacaacatatatattgcAGTCTATAGGTAGAGTTGTATTTATCAACTGGTTTCTTCCCCTAACTGATTGGCTCAGGATCACTACCACACAGTCCTGTTAACAGTGATgcttataaatacacacacacttaGTACACAAGTTAAACAACGGTTCACAAATTATGGCTTACCGAAACTGAGTTAATCTATTGGATCAACAAAAACTAAGCTAATTAATTGGATGATTGTTTCTTTCTTCccaaataaggaaaaaacagAATAGGAAATTATCGAAACAGCGGGCTTTGTCATCCTTTCGTTTCCTACAATTTCTTTAGTAACCAAGACCCTGTCACATAGTGCTGATAATTTCATTTATCACTTTCACACCCTGGCCTCACCAAAAGGAAAAAAGCCAACAGACCAAGCGGTACCAATTTCCTGAACCTATATATGTTTGTTGAAGGAGAAATCAACTAATCAATTAATATAGGAAAACGAAAATtctcaataaataaaaagattCTATGAAAATTGGCAGGCATGCAGGAATTCAATCTGAGCTAATTTTCCGAtgagcagaaaaagaaaaaatcctcaaagcTAAATTCAGGATATATATGAACAAAACTATtacagcatatatatatatatgtaacagAGTCATGATAAATAGATTCCCAATCATATCGTTGTGAGCAAACAAAAATAGATCGAGGAATAGAAATGCCTCACCGGTGCTGAGTACTCTTCCTCGATCTCTTAGCCTCGCCACCACCGGAATTCTTATTTTCAGCTCCGGCTTTGGTGCCTTGGACGTTGGACTTGGCTTCCTCACCATCTCCGGACTCGAGCTCTTCGCCTTGTTCAAATTCCGTCTTCTTTCCATCACC
Coding sequences:
- the LOC112171565 gene encoding uncharacterized protein LOC112171565 gives rise to the protein MPPEKRKPEEEPEAAKSPAVSTHHEVTQPASAPPPSTTQATSSEVATGSPAKSGPYKRREIPARKRTKRGDGKKTEFEQGEELESGDGEEAKSNVQGTKAGAENKNSGGGEAKRSRKSTQHRSFVTRVKAAGLESINPLKKRHKDGSEESKYVFEDFDEEFIADNDSSCDDDDSLDGEDSSEGQQESLILVHEHRYKDNEQESRGLFALDRNLVTDLAFLYTELRGLSEEYKWNGTYQLEFKGIRLNQQTGNFEKETIWYIQPEPFPDFLRRVFHIDLYQISSGDGEKTSANSSATDDVKFRLSSNNDPSTKKEAIKDDKSHKIISKEFHPYFEWSADADADLPPLQCPLIDKEGNIDMAKYEDLISHTLMHLMLGMYTENEAKGVLRHVLKNEMEITMEDHYCGKLLELLVLDKHVRLFRPAEVTELMKISRPTMNWTIERFIVCELSAAELVKRDQHLFLC